The following proteins come from a genomic window of Halorussus halophilus:
- a CDS encoding DNA polymerase sliding clamp, which translates to MSDFDSVTTTRPFHAIVDADSIQQTVAFASALFEECHLQYDDDDGIRLSAIDAATVASVEITLESAAFDALEATEGHVGIDLSRLQDVVKMADRGQLIEFTLDTETRKLEICIDELEYTLAVIDPETIRSPPDRPSEGFDFTGAVVTDAGEFERAIRAADMVSDHLALGLDDAEEVFYVEAEGDTDDVSLTLSADELVELTPGDAHSLYSLEYLLAIERAMSSDLELDLRMGTEQPLEVESGFADGAGSVEYLLAPRISAT; encoded by the coding sequence ATGAGCGATTTCGACTCCGTTACCACGACCCGGCCGTTCCACGCCATCGTAGACGCCGACTCGATTCAGCAAACCGTCGCGTTTGCGTCCGCCTTGTTCGAGGAGTGCCATCTCCAGTACGACGACGACGACGGCATCCGACTCTCGGCCATCGACGCGGCGACTGTCGCGTCGGTCGAAATAACGTTGGAAAGCGCCGCCTTCGACGCACTCGAAGCGACCGAGGGCCACGTCGGCATCGACCTCTCTCGACTGCAAGACGTGGTGAAGATGGCCGACCGCGGACAGCTAATTGAGTTCACCCTCGACACCGAGACCCGAAAACTCGAAATTTGTATCGACGAACTCGAATACACGCTCGCTGTCATCGACCCCGAGACTATTCGCTCGCCGCCGGACCGGCCTAGCGAGGGCTTCGACTTCACGGGTGCTGTCGTCACCGACGCGGGTGAGTTCGAGCGCGCGATTCGCGCGGCGGACATGGTTTCAGACCACCTCGCGCTCGGTCTCGACGACGCCGAGGAGGTGTTCTACGTCGAGGCCGAAGGCGATACTGACGACGTGTCGCTCACGCTGTCGGCAGACGAACTGGTCGAGTTGACGCCGGGCGACGCCCACTCGCTGTACTCGCTGGAGTATCTGCTCGCCATCGAGCGGGCGATGTCCAGCGACCTCGAACTCGACCTCCGGATGGGCACGGAACAACCGCTCGAAGTCGAATCCGGGTTCGCCGACGGCGCAGGCTCCGTCGAGTATCTGCTAGCGCCTCGCATCTCCGCGACCTGA